In a genomic window of Saccharothrix sp. HUAS TT1:
- a CDS encoding HAD family hydrolase — translation MSAPSLLLLDLDGVLRRFPPDGPVEDRFGLPRGTLARVSFSLSGPATAGRATDGEWRAAVRRQLAVEGLSPERAADAVAAWTRAGEVIPEALELVRRVRERCRVALLSNATDRLPDDLAALGLDREVDAVVSSARLGVAKPSPEAFRRALRVLQHSPSGTLFCDDNATNAEAARTVGIDAVHTPDFPALHGALSSRGLLDEAGGPGATGPGGSLLLVLHDRGDAGEAARELAEAGWSPCAVHKDLLAGEDDVEDADWVVELITGPDGQAAAAHRGLLEALARRYDGFVTD, via the coding sequence TTGAGCGCGCCGTCGTTGCTGCTCCTCGACCTGGACGGCGTGCTGCGGCGGTTCCCGCCGGACGGGCCGGTCGAGGACCGGTTCGGCCTGCCGCGCGGCACGTTGGCGCGGGTGTCGTTCTCCCTGTCCGGTCCCGCGACGGCCGGTCGGGCCACCGACGGGGAGTGGCGCGCGGCGGTGCGGCGGCAGCTGGCCGTCGAGGGTCTGTCGCCGGAACGCGCGGCGGACGCGGTGGCGGCGTGGACCCGGGCCGGCGAGGTGATCCCCGAGGCGTTGGAGCTGGTGCGGCGGGTGCGCGAGCGGTGCCGGGTGGCGTTGCTGTCCAACGCCACCGACCGGCTGCCGGACGACCTGGCGGCGCTGGGGTTGGACCGCGAGGTGGACGCGGTCGTGTCGTCCGCGCGGCTCGGGGTGGCCAAGCCGTCGCCCGAGGCGTTCCGGCGCGCGCTGCGGGTGCTGCAGCACTCCCCCTCCGGGACGTTGTTCTGCGACGACAACGCGACCAACGCGGAGGCGGCGCGGACCGTCGGCATCGACGCCGTGCACACGCCGGACTTCCCCGCGCTGCACGGGGCGCTGTCGTCGCGCGGCCTGCTGGACGAGGCCGGCGGTCCGGGCGCGACCGGTCCCGGCGGGTCGTTGCTGCTGGTGCTGCACGACCGCGGCGACGCCGGGGAAGCCGCGCGCGAGCTGGCCGAGGCCGGTTGGTCGCCGTGCGCGGTGCACAAGGACCTGCTGGCGGGCGAGGACGACGTCGAGGACGCCGACTGGGTGGTGGAGTTGATCACCGGTCCGGACGGGCAGGCCGCCGCCGCGCACCGCGGGCTGCTCGAAGCGCTGGCCCGGCGCTACGACGGCTTCGTCACGGACTAG
- a CDS encoding DUF1707 domain-containing protein — MSEREIRIGDAERQHALELLGTHLGEGRLTVDEYGDRSARVTTAKTRGDLLALFADLPAPRPRFTAVDPPPVRETPVPAARRASVRRAGEFDPRVRNALVTVVALVSVVLYFAAKTPLVFLLVPATMLLVSRIGGR, encoded by the coding sequence GTGAGCGAGCGGGAGATCCGGATCGGCGACGCGGAGCGCCAGCACGCGCTCGAACTGCTCGGCACGCACCTCGGCGAGGGGCGGTTGACCGTGGACGAGTACGGCGACCGCTCCGCCCGGGTCACCACCGCGAAGACCCGCGGTGACCTGCTCGCGCTGTTCGCCGACCTGCCCGCGCCGCGGCCGCGGTTCACCGCGGTCGACCCGCCGCCGGTCCGCGAGACCCCGGTCCCGGCCGCGCGCCGGGCGTCGGTCCGGCGCGCGGGCGAGTTCGACCCGCGGGTCCGCAACGCCCTGGTGACGGTGGTCGCGCTGGTGAGCGTGGTGCTGTACTTCGCGGCGAAGACGCCGCTGGTGTTCCTGCTGGTGCCTGCGACGATGTTGCTCGTCAGCCGGATCGGTGGTCGTTGA